A single genomic interval of Sander lucioperca isolate FBNREF2018 chromosome 9, SLUC_FBN_1.2, whole genome shotgun sequence harbors:
- the mfsd8l2 gene encoding major facilitator superfamily domain-containing protein 8, which translates to MDNHQKRNLTFYTIGLIFMLSGIEYAVILPTIWRYLQILEAPPYFLGLGLSAFSLSGLLTGPLFGLWSDRSKTTKSIILFSNLFEIAGNFMYFIGYSKWLLLCSRLVAGVGAGAGSSIFGFLTHSTRPEERAGVFAAIMACRQAGLLVGPAFNLFLRLCDFKLGPFIVNKYTSPGIFMCLLWVLLQFVVLALYWDVPPISSEGGVVMVEMKQAQDDEEEVLLMGSDKESVHTYRAVNSDQLETSASSELQLVHGASSVSDPYKTFSASRELLREEVVVLLTAQFITLFNQTALETMVTPLTQRHFSFGELGNSLMYSVCGVEVILGFFFVRWLSRKVADRAVLAVGLVICCTACIWCLIFLCNPRGGYGWELSAFIIGVFLQLLGLPFVAVSQVSLFSKITAEKTQGFSQGIRRSVGGLATILGPLWAGGLTENLYVMLGMMLALLIMITIMTVLSYDRLTEPRAVQCAQSSDSGG; encoded by the exons ATGGATAATCACCAAAAGAGGAATCTAACTTTTTACACCATTGGACTGATATTTATGCTGAGCGGCATTGAGTATG CCGTCATTTTGCCCACAATATGGAGGTATCTACAGATTTTGGAGGCCCCCCCTTACTTCctgggtctgggtctgtctgCCTTCAGTCTGAGCGGACTGCTCACAGGCCCTCTTTTTGGGCTCTGGTCAGACCGGAGCAAAACTACAAAGTCCATCATCCTTTTCTCCAATCTTTTTGAGATCGCTG GTAACTTCATGTATTTTATTGGATATTCCAAGTGGCTGCTGTTATGCAGTCGGCTTGTAGCag GTGTCGGTGCGGGAGCGGGCTCCTCCATCTTTGGTTTCCTGACTCACAGCACTCGGCCAGAGGAGCGCGCTGGCGTCTTTGCAGCCATCATGGCCTGTCGACAAGCTGGTCTCCTTGTGG GGCCGGCGTTCAACCTGTTCCTGCGGCTGTGTGATTTCAAACTGGGGCCCTTTATTGTGAACAAATATACGTCTCCTGGG ATTTTCATGTGCTTGTTGTGGGTGCTGCTCCAGTTTGTGGTCCTGGCTCTGTACTGGGATGTACCACCCATCAGCTCAGAGGGGGGCGTAGTGATGGTGGAGATGAAACAAGCGcaggatgatgaggaggaggtgctgcTGATGGGGTCTGACAAGGAGTCCGTGCACACCTACAGAGCTGTCAACTCTGACCAATTGGAGACCTCCGCATCATCTGAGCTGCAGCTTGTCCATGGCGCCTCGTCAGTCTCAGATCCCTACAAAACCTTCAGTGCCAGCAGAG AGTTACTGAGAGAAGAGGTGGTTGTTCTCCTCACGGCACAGTTCATCACTCTCTTCAATCAGACAGCGCTGGAG ACCATGGTGACTCCTCTGACGCAGCGCCACTTCAGCTTTGGCGAGCTGGGCAACAGCCTGATGTACAGCGTGTGCGGGGTGGAGGTCATCCTGGGCTTCTTCTTTGTGCGCTGGCTGAGCAGGAAGGTGGCGGACCGCGCCGTGCTGGCTGTGGGCCTGGTCATCTGCTGCACCGCTTGTATCTGGTGCCTCATCTTCCTCTGCAACCCCCGAG GTGGATATGGAtgggagctgtcggccttcatcaTCGGAgtctttctgcagctgctgggGCTTCCCTTTGTGGCTGTGTCTCAGGTGTCTCTCTTCTCCAAAATTActgcagagaaaacacaag GATTCAGCCAAGGTATCAGACGCTCAGTTGGGGGCCTGGCCACCATCTTGGGTCCTTTATGGGCGGGAGGACTGACTGAAAACTTGTACGTAATGCTGGGCATGATGTTAGCCCTCCTCATAATGATCACT